TAAGTTCCTTCTTGATCAATTGGGTTTTGGGTGGCCAAAACAACAAAAGGACTACTTAACTTGTGAGTATTGTCTCCAATTGTGACTTGTTTTTCGGCCATGGCCTCCAAGAGTGCGGCCTGTACTTTAGCAGGAGATCGATTAATTTCATCGGCCAAGAGGAGTTGTGTAAAGATTGGACCGAACTTAGTACTAAATTCTTCTCTTTGTTGATTATAAATCATGGTTCCAATTAAATCCGAAGGAAGAAGATCCGGGGTAAACTGAACTCTTTTGAAATTGAGATCACAAAGTTTACTCATTGTAGAGATACTCATGGTTTTACCAAGCCCTGGCATCCCTTCTACAAGTAAGTGTCCCTCACAGACTAGGGCCGCAATTATTGAATCTAATAACTCATCTTGTCCAAAAATTACGTGCTTGGCCTCATCTAGTGTCTTTAAAACTTTTTCTCTTAATTCCGCACTCATAATAAAAACCCCTGGTCATTTTTTTTCTATATAATACAGGAGATATTTTATATAATGTTCTTTGTCTTGTAGAGAAGAAAAAGGATGATCATGGCCCTGAATTCCAAGGTCCAGTAATTGAAACTTAAAATCTCTTTCATATGCACTTGTTGCAAAACTTTGTTCTAACTCATAAAAGCCAACGCCATGCGTGCATGATGCCACTACAATGAGGCACTTATCATTTGCAATATCTAATATTTTTTGATGTAGCTTTTTATATCCCTTCAGGGCCATTTTTTGATTTGCCCTAGATTTACTAAATGCTGGCGGATCACTCACAATGACATCAAAAGTATCGCCCTGACTCAACGAGTCTTCTAGAAATTTAAAGACATCTGCCCGATAAAATTTTCCCCTGCCTTGCATACCATTTGTAACAAGATTTCCATCAATAATTTGCCCCAAATTGGCCTGATCAACAAAGGTCACATTTTCTACGCCGGCCTTAAGCAGGTGAAGCCCCCAGGCCCCAACGTATGAAAACAAATCCAGTCCCTTTTTAAAGCTAAAATTTAATGATTGTATCTTTTCAAATAGTTTTTTGCGGTTTTCTCTATGGTCGTAGTAAAATCCAATTTTCTGCATCATCTCAACAGGAATTTTATATTTTACTGAGTTTTCCACAATCTCTATAGATTCAGGGTAATTTGAATCTTTTGGATGAACAACTAGGCCTTCACGCAGGCGATATTTTTGATTATCAAGAAAAAAAACCTTTGCCTGTGTTTCATTTTCAATCAATATTTTAATTAAGTCCCTGTACTTATCTAAACCAGCAGTATTGATTTGTACAAAGCAAATATCATTATATTGATCGACAATTAAACCAGGGAGACTGTCTTTTTCTCCAAAAATCAGCCTTTGATAATTTCCATATTCTAAGAACAAAGATCTTCTAGCAATTGATTGCTTAACTAAATCAGATAATAGTTCTTCAGGATTTTTATTGGACCATTTACAAAGTACATAAAGTACAGGCCCTGAATCAACATTAAGATTTATAAATCCAATATATTTTTCATTTTTAGTTGCAACTTCAATCCACTCTCCTGGTAAGAAATATTTTGGAGATTCAACAAAATCTTTACTAAAAAATGATCTGTTTTTTTCAAGCTGTAAAAAATTAAATTTCAATTCAACACTTTTCATAACTTTAATTACCTCTTAAGCTAATATAAGACAAGTATTGTAAATATTGAATTTTGTGAAGTTGTATTTACTTTTTCAATTTAAAGTAGCTTTTTGCGATTCCTTTATTAATTCTGTAGGAAGAAAGTTTGAAAACAAATTCTTTTTTAGGATTTTTTTGATCATCAGAATTTAAAATTTGTTTAATCATAAAACTAATTTCTTCAGGAAAACCAATCCCATCAAATTTGTTATATTTAAAATTATATTTAGTAATAGTTTTTATTAGACCTACATAAGAAATTTTTTCAATCTCATCATAAAGCCATTTGTTTTGACTAAAAGGACGGGGTGACATTTTCAAATTAAATATTCTTGTACCTGCCGGAGAGTAATCAGTATAGTTGACGAGTTTTCCAGTTTTATCAAATTTTAGTGTAATTTTATTAACTTCTTCTTTACCGGTTTTATCTTCGGCATCTACAACGATAAAATTTCCTCGATTAGATTGGTTGAAATCATACGCCTCAAGTTTATCTAACATCTTTTTTGGAAATACAAAGTCTAATCTATTTGTAATGAATTTTTTTAGGGCCGTTTTCTTTTCACTAAATCCTTTGGGCATGCCTAAAATTTCGACATCAATACCATTATCAAATGTCCAGTACACTCTCGCAAAAACATCTACAATCTGCGGCAAAGATTTTGTCTCTCCAAGCATACTTTCTAAATTCTCAATTCTAATGTCAAATGAGAGATCTTTCAGTCCAAAATTAACTGGATAATAATATCTCAAATCATAAGTATGAATGGTTTCTTGTTTTTTTGGGGCCGCAAACATTGAAGAGATGCACAGTAGAGAAATGATTAGAAATTTCATTAAATCATCCTTGATAAAAACTTTCACTTTTCATTCTAACTAACTATTCCAAAGAGTTAAACTCTTGAAATCTTTTCCTTCCATTTAAGATCACAATCAACAGTGATATATTTCACTTTTTTTGGAATTAAGGCCCCTTTTCGTCCTTTTATCCCTTTAAGCGCAGTGACAAGTGTATACATAAGTGAAGCTTGTGTGTAATTAAAACCTGAGTATTCTACTAAGGCAGCAGCTAGTATCTGAAATAGTTCCCGAGAAATATTGTCAATCTTGTCAGTTTTAATAATCAGATGTGCACCCTTATCACCCTCTAGATGAAACCATAAATCATTTTTGGACGCCCATTTAATTCTTAGATAGTCATTTTCTGAAGCGTTTTTACCAATGCCAAATTTAAGGGATTCATATTCAAAATAACTTCCTAATTTATCAGGATGTTGTGGAGCAAGGGGTAATTTTTGAATATTACTCTCCCACTTTGGTTGAATTACTTTAATTTCTGAAAGGTCAAAAACAGAATAACTACTTAATGATTCTAATTCATCTTTAGTATCTTGTAATCGTTCTTGAATAATGAATTTAGATTTTTTTAATTTTTTTATACGCTCAAAAATGACATCTCGCCTATCATAGATATGTTTACAGCGAGTGAAATCAAATTTTATTCCACATAATTTTGTTTTTACTTCTAATTTTGATAGTTGTTCAACATCACTAGCATAATTTGATAAGGTGTCAATCATTTCAACGTTTTTAAGATCATCGCGAATATTTTGAAGTTTCTTTTGTAATTTTTTTTCTTTTTTATGTAAAATTTTTTTACTTTTGGCCTTCTCTTTCAATTGTATGAAAATTTTTTCTATTTCTTCATTATGATTGATTTCAACACTTGTACTATCTGATATAAATTTTTTGTTTCTCCCCCATTCATCAAATATAGAAAAGCTAATTTCAGAAAATTCATTTTCAGATTTTTCAAATCGACCAGTTTTAGAGTGAATAAATTTGAGTTTATTATTTTCAAGGGTGAAATAAAAAAATAATAGTTCTCTTCCTTTATAGAATAAAAATAATTTTGAAATCTCGTTTTGACTTTGAAAATTTAAACAAACGATACGATCATTGGAATCAATTTCAACACTGAGAATTTTTTTGTTTTGAACGTGTTTTCTTAGAAATTCTAAAAACTTGGTTTTAATTCTTAGCTCAGATTCAGGTTTTATATCACCTAATAGAACTTCCTCATGTCCACTTCCCATACCTAAGTAGAGAAATTTTGTTGAACCAGGAGATCGAACTTGCATGACTGTATGCCAAGGGGTTGCAAACAATCTCTGGATCTGTATACGACTTTGCGCAAAATTAAGCTGTGAGTTAATTAAAAATACTTCGGATTTCAAACTCTGATAGTTCACATTCATATTTTAATACCTAAAATTATACTTTTTTCTTATCTAAACATATGACACAATGTTGAAAGTTTTTTATATAACGAAATAATAATCAAATTGTAAAAAAAATTACAAAATACTTCCCCTAGGAAATCTTTTTACCATGAGCTTAAATCTACTTCAAACGAAAGACCCCTCTTTTTTAGAATTCCTCGATTGGAATGAAATCATCCAGGAAATATTTATAGATGCGCATTTTGAATCGACGAAAAACTTTTTCAGGCCACCTCTTCACGTTTACTCTGAAATTGCAGAAGTAGAAGATAGTTTAAATCAAATAGAAAGTTTTATAAATAATGACTATACAAATGATGTAAATCTACAACGAGACCTTTATCAAGTTGCAAACATTTGTGAAGATTTTTCTTTTTATTCATTATTAAAAAAAGGAACTCAACTCGCTTTTAGAGATCTTAATTTTTTTGCTCTTCTTTTAGAGTTTTACATTCATCATC
The nucleotide sequence above comes from Halobacteriovoraceae bacterium. Encoded proteins:
- a CDS encoding class I SAM-dependent rRNA methyltransferase, which gives rise to MKSVELKFNFLQLEKNRSFFSKDFVESPKYFLPGEWIEVATKNEKYIGFINLNVDSGPVLYVLCKWSNKNPEELLSDLVKQSIARRSLFLEYGNYQRLIFGEKDSLPGLIVDQYNDICFVQINTAGLDKYRDLIKILIENETQAKVFFLDNQKYRLREGLVVHPKDSNYPESIEIVENSVKYKIPVEMMQKIGFYYDHRENRKKLFEKIQSLNFSFKKGLDLFSYVGAWGLHLLKAGVENVTFVDQANLGQIIDGNLVTNGMQGRGKFYRADVFKFLEDSLSQGDTFDVIVSDPPAFSKSRANQKMALKGYKKLHQKILDIANDKCLIVVASCTHGVGFYELEQSFATSAYERDFKFQLLDLGIQGHDHPFSSLQDKEHYIKYLLYYIEKK
- a CDS encoding DUF814 domain-containing protein, which codes for MNYQSLKSEVFLINSQLNFAQSRIQIQRLFATPWHTVMQVRSPGSTKFLYLGMGSGHEEVLLGDIKPESELRIKTKFLEFLRKHVQNKKILSVEIDSNDRIVCLNFQSQNEISKLFLFYKGRELLFFYFTLENNKLKFIHSKTGRFEKSENEFSEISFSIFDEWGRNKKFISDSTSVEINHNEEIEKIFIQLKEKAKSKKILHKKEKKLQKKLQNIRDDLKNVEMIDTLSNYASDVEQLSKLEVKTKLCGIKFDFTRCKHIYDRRDVIFERIKKLKKSKFIIQERLQDTKDELESLSSYSVFDLSEIKVIQPKWESNIQKLPLAPQHPDKLGSYFEYESLKFGIGKNASENDYLRIKWASKNDLWFHLEGDKGAHLIIKTDKIDNISRELFQILAAALVEYSGFNYTQASLMYTLVTALKGIKGRKGALIPKKVKYITVDCDLKWKEKISRV